In Candidatus Desulfofervidus auxilii, a single genomic region encodes these proteins:
- a CDS encoding site-specific DNA-methyltransferase codes for MVIFKTELGVLYQGDALKILAKVSDNSVDLILTDPPYGLENVSVIKRNGGKFGKAKAIGANLDKQVISGISYKDWIPLAYKKLKPAGVLITFCQKMDISDIAKFLEKELGMVVRHIGVWHKTNPPPQARKVQWMNAWEPFIIATKNKGSGHHYNYKEGQFGDVISTPICMGSERTEHPTQKPLKLFYPLIKWWSFEGDLVLDPFIGSGTTAVICEKLKRKWIGIEINEKFCKIAKERILNEAKQLKLF; via the coding sequence ATGGTTATCTTTAAAACTGAACTAGGTGTTTTATATCAAGGTGATGCTTTAAAAATTTTGGCAAAGGTTTCTGATAATAGTGTTGATTTAATTTTAACTGATCCGCCATATGGTTTAGAAAATGTTTCTGTTATTAAAAGGAATGGTGGTAAATTTGGTAAGGCTAAAGCTATTGGTGCTAATTTAGATAAACAGGTGATTTCAGGAATTTCTTATAAAGATTGGATTCCTCTGGCTTATAAAAAATTAAAACCAGCAGGTGTTTTGATAACTTTTTGTCAGAAAATGGATATTTCAGATATAGCAAAGTTTTTAGAAAAAGAGTTAGGTATGGTTGTGAGACATATTGGAGTGTGGCACAAAACAAATCCTCCACCACAGGCAAGAAAAGTTCAATGGATGAATGCATGGGAGCCTTTTATTATTGCTACAAAAAATAAAGGTAGTGGGCATCATTATAATTATAAAGAAGGGCAATTTGGTGATGTAATTTCAACACCTATCTGCATGGGAAGTGAAAGAACAGAACATCCTACTCAAAAACCATTAAAACTTTTCTATCCTTTAATTAAATGGTGGTCTTTTGAAGGTGATTTGGTTTTAGACCCATTTATTGGAAGTGGAACAACAGCCGTAATTTGCGAAAAATTGAAAAGAAAATGGATTGGTATTGAAATTAACGAAAAATTTTGTAAAATTGCAAAAGAGAGGATTTTAAATGAAGCAAAACAATTAAAACTTTTTTGA
- a CDS encoding N-acetylmuramoyl-L-alanine amidase: MRIVLDPGHGGKKVGASYYGLHEKDVVLDIALKVHDKFIERQDVWIALTRMSDIHVSLKNRCIMANALMATHFISLHCNACRSHNVSGAEIFHYKGSKRGRQLAELFEPYVRKFLDQPFRGIKESDRLYVLKHTEMPAILIEIGFIDYKETNELLKKEEVRQHIANLIVEALNELIKKKV, encoded by the coding sequence ATGAGGATTGTTTTAGACCCAGGGCATGGGGGTAAAAAAGTAGGAGCATCATATTATGGTTTACATGAAAAAGATGTAGTGCTTGATATTGCTTTAAAAGTGCATGACAAATTTATTGAAAGACAAGATGTTTGGATTGCGCTTACAAGAATGTCTGATATTCATGTTAGTTTAAAAAATAGATGTATTATGGCTAATGCATTAATGGCAACTCATTTTATCAGTTTGCATTGTAATGCCTGTAGAAGCCATAATGTAAGTGGTGCAGAAATTTTTCATTATAAAGGTTCTAAAAGAGGTAGACAATTGGCAGAACTCTTTGAGCCTTATGTGAGGAAATTTCTAGATCAACCTTTTAGGGGTATTAAAGAGAGTGATAGACTTTATGTTTTAAAGCATACTGAAATGCCAGCGATTTTGATTGAAATAGGATTTATAGACTATAAAGAAACTAATGAATTATTAAAAAAAGAAGAAGTTAGGCAACATATTGCTAATTTAATTGTAGAAGCTTTAAACGAATTGATAAAGAAAAAAGTTTAA
- a CDS encoding transposase, whose translation MKLTRVFKIPYRKDLIELFRASKELYNQALSLIKNHYKETKKTLNYLALYKIIRNNYPNLYKSLPSQTAQQILKLAVQDVKSFVKKLKKREKASFPSFKKSLNLLIFTNQTSKITNDGKIKLCKISQPINIPKGVYIDDFKNFQQIRLIPKKDYVQVDVVYNKECENKELNYDLYASIDLGVNNLVALVVNADINPILINGRPFKSYNQFYNKRRAYLQSIKDKMKIRGNTKRLNKLEKKRKNWFKDKFHQISKYLIRFLVKNKIGNLVIGYNKDWKNKVNLGKKNNQSFQYIPFRMLVNFLRYKAELVGIKTYLVKENYTSKVDALALEPFPSEEAPQKEFNGKRIKRGLFQSSIRVLVNADVNGALNILRKVIGDAFLRLPDRGLWCSPVKIRGIDPNSLQMELLNV comes from the coding sequence ATGAAACTAACAAGAGTTTTTAAAATACCTTATAGAAAAGATTTAATTGAACTTTTTAGAGCTTCTAAAGAATTATATAACCAAGCTCTTTCTTTAATTAAAAACCATTATAAAGAAACTAAAAAAACTTTAAATTATCTTGCTCTTTATAAAATTATTAGAAATAACTATCCAAATCTTTATAAATCTCTTCCTTCTCAAACAGCTCAACAAATTTTAAAGCTTGCTGTTCAGGATGTAAAAAGCTTTGTTAAAAAACTAAAGAAAAGAGAAAAAGCAAGTTTTCCTTCTTTTAAAAAGAGTTTAAATCTTTTAATTTTTACTAATCAAACTTCTAAAATTACCAATGATGGTAAAATAAAACTTTGTAAGATTTCTCAGCCAATTAATATTCCTAAAGGAGTTTATATAGATGACTTTAAAAATTTTCAACAAATAAGACTAATTCCTAAAAAAGATTATGTTCAGGTTGATGTGGTTTATAATAAAGAGTGTGAAAATAAAGAGCTTAATTATGACCTTTATGCTTCAATTGATTTAGGAGTGAATAATTTAGTAGCTTTAGTTGTAAATGCAGATATTAATCCTATCCTTATTAATGGGAGACCTTTTAAGTCTTATAATCAATTTTATAATAAAAGAAGAGCTTATTTACAATCAATTAAAGATAAAATGAAAATTAGAGGTAATACAAAAAGACTTAACAAGCTTGAGAAAAAAAGAAAAAATTGGTTTAAAGATAAATTTCATCAAATTTCTAAATACCTTATCAGATTTTTGGTTAAGAATAAAATAGGAAATCTTGTTATTGGGTATAATAAAGATTGGAAGAACAAAGTAAATTTAGGAAAGAAAAATAATCAAAGTTTTCAATATATTCCTTTTAGAATGCTTGTAAATTTTTTAAGATATAAAGCAGAACTTGTAGGAATAAAAACATATTTAGTTAAAGAAAATTATACATCAAAAGTTGATGCATTAGCATTAGAGCCATTTCCTTCTGAGGAAGCCCCTCAGAAGGAGTTTAATGGTAAAAGAATTAAAAGAGGATTATTTCAATCATCAATAAGAGTTTTAGTGAATGCAGATGTGAATGGAGCTTTAAACATTTTAAGAAAAGTAATCGGGGATGCCTTTTTAAGGCTACCCGATAGAGGGCTTTGGTGTAGCCCAGTAAAGATAAGGGGTATAGACCCAAACTCTTTACAAATGGAGCTATTAAATGTTTAA